The proteins below come from a single Danaus plexippus chromosome 20, MEX_DaPlex, whole genome shotgun sequence genomic window:
- the LOC116774165 gene encoding cornifin-B-like: MSGNIQLLAYQILIVQMPELMQLVYNIVKELKFTLIPTSLLPNIPTILHPYIPTSLHPHIPTSPHPHIPTSPHPYIPTSLHPHIPTSPHPYMPTSIHPHIPTSPHPYIPTSLHPHLHTFLHPDISTSLERPNKSYRTTAHTAPTLYFD; encoded by the exons ATGTCAGGAAATATTCAACTACTTG CTTATCAGATATTAATTGTTCAAATGCCAGAATTGATGCAACTTGTGTATAACATAGTAAAAGAACTCAAATTTACATTG ATCCCAACATCCCTACTTCCTAACATCCCCACAATCCTACATCCCTACATCCCCACATCTCTACATCCCCACATCCCTACATCCCCACATCCCCACATCCCTACATCCCCACATCCCTACATCCCCACATCCCTACATCCCCACATCCCTACATCCCCACATCCTTACATGCCCACGTCCATACATCCGCACATTCCTACATCCCCACATCCTTACATACCCACATCCCTACATCCCCACCTCCATACATTTTTACATCCCGACATCTCCACATCG TTGGAGAGACCGAATAAATCATACAGGACGACAGCTCACACCGCCCCCACATTATACTTCGACTGA